The following is a genomic window from Episyrphus balteatus chromosome 1, idEpiBalt1.1, whole genome shotgun sequence.
aaaGGCTTCAAGAAATATTAAAGCAAGTTGTACATCATAGGATCGATTAGTGAACATGGCAGCCTCAAACGCATTTTGTTGCAACTAGAAATTTacatagtaaaaaaatattaacgaattattttttgcaaaaaagtaggtatacttTTTTATACTTATTCTTATTgttaaatatattatattagCAGAGTTAAGCTGAAATTAAACTTTCTGGTTAAAAACAGTTGAATTATCTGTTTAGAAAACgaacttattttaaaatcacTGGAACCCATGATCTACACACTTTTGGATGACTTGGCTTGGCAAGTAGTGAGTCTTTCATCAAGCACAGTCCTCTAAGTGTTCAGAAAGTCAAAGCTGTGTgacaaactgttttttttttctaagaagtaGGACTTCGTGTTGAAAACCCAATTATGATGATGGTGTAATCATAAAATGCACTTTTCAAAACTATGGTATGACCTCTTAGTAGCAAaccaaaagtgaaaaaaaatcaggccctgtttttgaaaactcaatttttcaaaacaaataaaattcaaaattgttttaaaacttgaaaattttatttttgctttatacTAAAACTATACACATTAATGGTTTCGTATACAAAAAATCGTCGTTGAGATTGAATCTGTCGTTtggaagatattaaaaaattacataaaaaaactgatctatggcagataccgttagtaactaatgattttcaaaaaaaaaaaaaaaaatatcttcatcaaaataaaaaattaaaaagagagatgttgtttaaaaattaactttaattttttttaacaaaatcgtacactcagagaaaaaatattttaaatcaggataactattttaaaaagttgaaaatggtTGTATGTGACTATTTTAATACTTTACTATAATTATATTAAAGTATTCTCCAAATTAgtcaaaattgaatatttaatagTAAATTTGGAGAATATATCAATTGAATGGTaccaaataataatttttaactaataATGGCAGACATCGTtatttttggttctaaaaacattattccaaagTACCCTCTGCACAATCTTCAAAAAGCTTTTACATACCAAGTCTGAAATGAATCGAACCATGCGATTAGACTGTATCTTCATATACAGACTGCCTGACTTACAGACTTTACTTACTTCcgataaaaattgtatataccTTCATAGCACTGTCAATCAATGGGAGCAAATCATCTTTTGAAACAATAtccttttcaaaaatggaattcTTTGAAAACCTTTGAAAActtgactttttatttttacgagTATCAATGAACTTATTTGATGGGCGGTTAAGCTTGAGTAAAGCTTGTCTTCTCTTAAAAGTCGACAACCGCTCATcgattttaacagaaaattcttttttcggATCATAAAGATAATACGGATCCACTGGAATTATTTTAGTTCTCATTTTGGCAAACTTTTATTGCAAACTAATGTTGAAGACtactttaaaaactttaaattctaaTAATGAAGTCATATTAAAAAGAAGTAGTAATTAGTTTTTAGAAATACATTATGTCTATTATTCCCAATGGATATTGAATTCTTGTTATTTGAATCGTTTTGTATTGCGTGCGAAAGAAGTTAacatccatttaaaaaattgaatacaagAAAATAAATCGTCTAAATTGCATTTGTGAATTGTTATCAGAAAGGTAATTAATTGATGAAGACCATCCTATAGGTCACATGAAACTTAGTTCAACTCAATAAAGCCATTTAGTGTGATAAAATTTGTATCATGATTGGTTTGTTGCgcattctaaaataatattcgaTTCATATTGATTTATTTATGCATATAcctacactccttttcatcagaataggtacacaacttttcaaatgttcattgATCGTTTGTCCCCAATATTGGTGCGTGACCTAACAaggttttattggtttttgaaagtttaagATGTTGGGAAAAGCAACagctaaaattatttcaaaatggaccataactttcgcattgtttttcttgtaaagtattttttgaggaaaaatcaacttatttttttcttcatcagaataggtacacccttgttatctttaatgtttttgtggaTTTCGAGCAAATTTACCATTTAAACATAAAACTGGACTTTCCTAAGTCTATTTTAATAATCAtactaccattttgaaaaacatgggtggattaaaatcgctaaattttggcgaaaacaccttaagaaaaaaaacaaacaataaaggaTCCACCAGTACtggtatgattaaaaaaaaattacgaattgtgaatatgctctatccagacttcagatacaaacattctgggatttagaaaaatgaatggtggtaaaaaaaaaatgcaaaaaaacactcTAGGAAGAGTAAATTTTTACATGTGCTACCAGTTTTGGTGGATTAACGAcaagaataaaagtgaaaaacagttgttatttataattttagtacagtaaatagaatggtcattagtcccaatcttctaaaatggctgaattttgaaaagacaccATCACTACACAAAGAACAGAATTGTATGCgtttgagatttttgaaatcctttaccacatgaaaagttgagtggtatttcttgttatttttagatcaatacatttaattttgatgtccttggtgagttaaactatcagtttaacattctgcgaaaggagaaaccattttgagaccaacttcattgttaaaaaaaaagtgttaaggcatgaaagaaaataatctactacgataatacaaataatgaatttcaaacGTGAAGAATGGTCACAGTTATTGcatattcaagaaacttttccttAATTCTCTAGTATTTGTGAACCAGTATTCTGAATTTTTAAGAGAACCACGCCTCCTACCACAAAAAATGCTCTGTAAAATATTAGGAAGAAGTGCAAATTTAGAAAGTACTTTAGTATCTAACATAGAAAACAACCCTGAACCTTGTTGAAAATTATATGGCGAGCCCGTACTGATCAAATTAGTGATATTCGattttaagagaaaaatatttcctaacccaccatttaacaatttaggAAAGAGATTCAGATTGATTGCATAAAAAGATTTAACAATTCAATTCCTggacagttttgttatttttttatgaataataacgtcactatacaaaaaataaaataagtaaaatacatttttaagaagaacttgGTTCACATCATTCTctatgtgtacctattctgatgaaacaaaaaaattactcagtttttcgatgtgaaatgctttgccatagagaaacaagaaaaataaccacaagttttgaattattttttctgctgattctgctaacatcttaaacaatgacttgacatcaaaaaattattatttttcctacactgtgaggaaaaaacgaatactgaacatttgaaaaattgtgttttgtgtacctattctgatgaaaaggagtgtatgtaaaaataataaagaaaaataaaaaaaagtatttttggatttttaaaaaaagtttaaatttttttttttgaaaaccagtgaatgaaaatgaatttcattgaaactttgtttttaagtcagtctttattttcaattggGAAAGCTAGTTTTGTATGGTATCGAAGCAAGTGCTCCGGTTAGAGCTGTTTTACTCACTCTAAACGCCCTCAATTTAGATTATGAATTCAAAATAGTTGATGTAGTAAATAGTGAGAATAAAAGTGAAGAATACATCAAGAAAAATCCTCAACATACGGTTCCAACTTTGGAGGATAATGGTCAATTTATTTGGGACAGTCATGCAATTGCAGCATATTTAGTGAACAAATATGGACAAAATGATGATCTCTATCCGAAGGATTTTCTTAAACGTGCTATTGTTGATCAACGATTACATTTTGATTCAGGAGTTTTATTTATCAATATGAAAAATATTGCAGTTCCATTATTTTTTCAGAACGCTCGTAGCCAATGTTGCCACAATGTTACAAGTGTAACAAAAGtgttacttttttgaaatatttaacaattttgttaCCATGTTACTTTTTATTCCGTTTTGTTACactttttttcagtttgtttgtttttcgttGAAATAGATTGAAAATTTCAACCGGAAGCACTTTTTTCTTCGACAATTTACCTAATAACTTTCACTATTTTGCAGGCAACAATGATCTGTTTATGGTAAAAACGTTTTAAATCTATTTGTTGTAtacctatttttatttgctAAGGACAAAATGGATGGAGTTGGGAAAATTTAATGTgttaatattataaaatttgtatttttaggcTAGACGCTCTAGCCAAGAAATTCTTCTCATAAATTGTAAAGacaaaactgtttaaaatgCAGGGCTATTTTTCAGAAAGATATAACACCTAATAAATAGTTCCCCTCCGACTCCagtagaacgtttttttttaacttcattaattaaaacctagatgagaaacgaaaaatcctaCACAAAAATGgcacaattaaaaataataaaataataaaattaaattttctaagtccGCAAAGTCGTAAGGGAAAAtgataacgaaaaaatatcatcgagaattctgtaaattaaattaaaatcaagaaaaaatatcagaaaatacgtttttgaacaaaaaaaaaaataaaaatacaaaaatcaaacCGTCAACACAGTTTTTTATAACAGAAAAAAGGGCCATGAAAACTCTCCTTATAATCCGGAGTTGTTTTCTGCAGCTGTGTACTGAAAAACGGAAAGcatattgaaattttgatttcgttgataaagttttgttttggaTTCATATTAGGCTCAAACTAAAAATTTCGTTCTgctttttgaaaagtcaaaattctactagtttattttatttcacctCTTTTTCGCTGCAGCAGCCTGGTAGACTTcgtaataataagctttcaaataagataagattcgatttatgacttttttttattttgttacgcTTTTTTCCCATTTGTTacgctttttgaaaaattttgttactttttttaaaaaagcctGCGGCAACACTGCGTCGTAGCCTctccaagaaaaaaattgatgcgATGTATGAGGGTTTGGATTTTTTGGAAAGATTTTTGGAACATGACTATGTAGCTGGAGACAGTATGACCAATTCTTTCAACTGTACATAGTACATACAAAGCAATGGCTCCAATTGATCCAACAAGAACTCCAAAAGTTGTCGCTTGGATTGAAAGGATGACAAAGTTGCCATATTATGAAAAAGCTAATGGCAGAGGTGCTGCTATTTGTACGATTGTTATCTCGATTGTTATCTCgaactcgattttttttacgagccctaaacttgccctatagtaggtacctagtatcgcaagtaaaaattgaagGATCTACCAAAACTCTGAAATCGGAATTTAGTTCCAATGTACCGAAGTCAGATGGGAGTTGAAACCATTTACTTAACGCACGAAGACTGGACAGCAGGATCACGATGGGCACAAATTTAATGTCCACTTGTTTAAAGTGGAATTTCCATTTGAcaaaagtaatttatttgattcataaaaaaaaatgtcactgAGTGATTTGAGCAAACTTGATTAACGCATGATAGTAAATTTACaagtttcttttaatttcataaCTAAATCATTGTGACAGTtcctttctaattatttttatttttttttattaaatttaatgataTACTATCCACACTTTATGACTTATTTCCTTATCATCATTTGTTTAGTAATAAAATTCATATCTACAATTAAATCGCCATTATCTCCCTGCTAAAGCTTAAAgctctaatgtttttttttatcttcaagTATTAGTTGTTAATTAACGAGCTATAGCTTGTTTAATGAACTGACAATCAGTTGCAAGTTGTATACCTTAGCGTTTCATCTTTACTCCGGTCAAAAACACAGTATATTTTAAACCATGAGCAAATTAATTCTATACGGAACACTCTTATCACCTCCAGTTCGTGCAACTCTTTTCACACTTCACGAATTAGGACTGGATTTTGAATTCATTGAAGTCGATGTCCTAAATGGCGAACAAAATACTGCTGAGTTTCTCAAGAAGAATCCCCAACACACAGTTCCAGTGCTCGAAGATAATGGTGATTGCATTTCTGATAGTCATGCGATTATTTCATATTTAGTTCGAAAATTTGGCCAAACTGATTCTTTATATCCAAAGGATTTCTTTCAACGAGCTGTTGTTGATCAGCGACTTCATTTTGAATCAGGGATATTATTTGGCCGTTGCTTAAAGGGTCTAAGATCAACTAGTGAaacatttgaacaaaaaatgaagAACATTGAAGAAGCATACGGATTTTTGGAGACATTTCTTGAAAGTGGCGCTTATTTGGCCGGTGATCATTTGACTATTGCTGATTTTAGTATCTTACCTACAGTAACTTCTTTGGATTTTATTCTTCCCATCGATTCTTCTAAAACTCCGAAATTATGCGCATGGTTGGAGTTAATGAAACAACTGCCACAATATGAAAAATCTAATGTTGAGGGTCTTAAATTATTgattgaaagaataaaaccaatGATTGAtgcaatgaaataaaaaattgttaaaaatttgtaaaataatgtttttttatttattaaattgaagAGTCTATAGTCAATTTTCAAGATGTTTTAGGACCATTCTTCGTTCACTCTTTTTTTCTTAGGTACAAATTCTAAATTTTGAGAAATAAGAATAATGGAATGGTAAAAAATTCCATTCTTcttccaaaaatataaacacaattttcttagtttttaaaattttatttctgctTTAAgtcttttattcttttttcaaaaaaatctcaCATTTCTTGGCAAACAATGCTAATCCCAACTCATTGCCTCTTTCGTAATAAGGCAACTTTGTCATAAGTTCCATCCATTGCATTACTTTTGGAAACTTTTTCCCATCAATTGGTACCAAATAATTTAAACTGGAAACAGTAGCCAAAATGCTAAAATCTGCAATAGTAACATTCTCTCCTGCTacataatttgaattttctagaaatttttccaaaaattcataTCCACTGATGACATCATTCTGCTTATCTTCTGGGATTATGGGATTGTTTTCTTGGAATACTTTAATAGTGATGGCATTTAAACTGGCAAATAATACTCCCGAATCAAAAAAGAGACGATGATCTACCAATGCTCGTTGTTTGAAATCCTTTGGATATAAACTATCATTTTTGGCATATTTTCGCACTAAATAAGCTGATATTGCATGACTATCAGCTAAATATTGTCCTTCATCTTCTAGTACCGGTATTAATTGCAATGGATTCTTTTTACGAAAATCTTCGGttttttgttcgaatttttttagttgaatttttttaagtttaaattcacAACCAAGAGCATTTAGAGTTAAAAGAACAGTTCGACAAGCTGGACTTGGTTCGAGACCGTATAAATTTagaaccatgttttttttttttgttacttaagAAACGACTTGTTTAACCGTGCGAGTATACTATAAACTAATTGGAAAAAGCAAGGCGTTAAACAAGTTCTTTTCATTAATTCTTTAATgataacaaaatataatttcatcgttattaaaaccaataaaaaaaattgtatatcttaTCTTTGCATTAAAGAAAGATAATAATAGTCTTTATGGATAATTGTATTGGgtttaaaaataatgttcttTGAGTGGAAAGCATGCATGAATATGAAGCTATCTGAGGTTATATTGGAACATTACCATCATTTTAGATCCATATAGATTAATTATTTGCATTAAtgtagataaaaataaatatagagGTTATTAGAAGAACATAAGCCATAAAAATGATAGAAAAAGATAACAGATTACAGTAGATTGCTTTTAGCCCGTAGAAAACAAATATCGTGTCGAAACAAATTTGGCTCGATAAGttcttgaaaagaaaaaatcgaaaaaatcggGTACAGAACAATCAGATTAGTTTcgttgaaatttgtgcattttTGTATTGGGTTGAAatcttttatatttctttttctcAGTCAATTCTTAACacttgataaataaattaaaagttacATTTTCTAGtctaagaaaattcttaaaattgaaGTCAAGGTGGAACAAACGCTGGGCTTCTGAAGCCTACGTCTTGATTCCAAAGAGAGCGTGACAATAGAATATTTGCAATGCTCGGAGGTTTTCTTCCCCTAAGTATATATATGAAATTTGGAGATCAACTTTTTATATATGATTCTATAATTTAGCTTCAAACCCTACAAAACTTGATCGATTTTCTTTTATTCCAAGACATTTGAAAGAAAAGGGGTGTTGATATAAGTCTAAATACCTTGCATCTGAAAATTTTCGTTACAGGGACTATCTTCAGGTTAGATGCCAgttgttaaaatattatttaaaaaaacactcaTGTATTATATACGTGTTATATAGTAGAAGCAGTGTTTTAATAATTCTGATTTAAAGTCACTGTGGAGTATGAGTGTTTTTTTCTTCgccatttattattaaaaaaatacggtgtaaatatttttaatattaaacaactGTTTTGTCACAAGAAAAACCCATTTCCTTTTCAATTGTTTCATTCTTTTAGCATTTTGAAGCTCAAAATCATTTCGTAAGCTGTTCTAATTACTTTTTACTAATAAAAGATTATAATAAAACTTTCACATTCTAAGCAACTTAAACATAAGAAGTAGGAAGTgctctctattttttttttactgttgctGGATATTGTAAAAGTCTTAAAATCAATTggtttcaaaaatatcttttttaaaaaaggtaccTCCCATAAAGctgttttgaattattaaaactTTATCGAAAACAGcgcttgaaatttttgataaattgttatgtatgtacattaatAAATGatatatgaggcgttcagaataataatgggtcaagtgGACTTCTCTTAAGGTTGGATGTTTTAAGATCTTAAAAATTAAGGCTTTGATTTTATATCAAATAGAATGAAAGAAAGGAATTCTAAAGATAAGAGCTATTgatctgtgaaacatttatttcaaaagttcctttagttcCTCTGAGAAAAAGCTactcaaagttcaaaataatgcaGAAATTTCAATTGAATTATATTGAACTCCTCATATGCAACTCTCAAAGCTATTTCTCAAAAAGCTATGATCTTGGATCAAAAGAATGGAATGGAAAATTTTGTTGGAACGTATCGCAAAGAATCACAAATCGAATGCGAGGATTTTCGGAATAAGAAAACTAAAATGTTGCTAACACAGGTAGATAGAGTTCTTTTTAGTTATATTTTTGTGCTCTTTCCTCAAAACCATGTTTTTTAGATGTATGCCACTTTGCCGTAGTAAAAGTGACTACTTAGggtttcaaaattgaattggaaATAGTTTGGAACTCTGTATTCAATGTAAGTAttattcttttaatttctttcaattAAAGTTGTTGTACTTTAACCCTTGAGCACTGATGAGTTGTACGCCAGTAAAATTGTAGCACTTAGGGCTGTGATTGCAATTATTAATACTTCTAATATCTTAATGAGTAGCTGGAAGCGATAATGTCTTTAAAATTTCCTGGCAAATAAACTGCATGGTACTTGAATTTTAAGCACTACCCAACCCAATGACTATgcatataataaattattatgttaAGTAAACAATACATTTCTGTTCacacgttttaatttttttgcattgtcATTGCATAAATTTAAGTAGAAAGGATTTTTCGAAACATTATCATCCATCCTatgtattgatttattttacatCACATGTTTACAAGTTTGTAAGGCtctaaaaaaatgcagaaatcAGCTTCAGAGATATTAGAATCTCATACTCTCTTAATctctatgtattttattttgaggattaacaaaaagtaaaaaaataatttaacacaTTAATGTTTTCAAATCGAAAACAtaatgttactcatacgccacagtgaccgcttGAATAGAAacgtaaataaaaaatgaaattaaaaataataaatctctTAAAATCATTGGCCCTTAGCAATAGACC
Proteins encoded in this region:
- the LOC129905349 gene encoding glutathione S-transferase 1-like, which codes for MVLNLYGLEPSPACRTVLLTLNALGCEFKLKKIQLKKFEQKTEDFRKKNPLQLIPVLEDEGQYLADSHAISAYLVRKYAKNDSLYPKDFKQRALVDHRLFFDSGVLFASLNAITIKVFQENNPIIPEDKQNDVISGYEFLEKFLENSNYVAGENVTIADFSILATVSSLNYLVPIDGKKFPKVMQWMELMTKLPYYERGNELGLALFAKKCEIFLKKE